In Streptomyces alboniger, the following are encoded in one genomic region:
- a CDS encoding rodlin, producing MIKKVMAATAVTASVVGMSAAAAPTALAIGNDGGTETMSGNHAVQSFGNSATHGNMSPQMALIQGSFNKPCIALPAKLNLQNIVGLVNVGIQDIPILSAPQTQQCTENSTQAKGDEPLSHILDDISVLAGNGVRNR from the coding sequence GTGATCAAGAAGGTTATGGCCGCAACTGCGGTCACGGCTTCCGTCGTCGGCATGTCAGCCGCCGCCGCGCCCACGGCCCTCGCCATCGGCAACGACGGCGGCACCGAGACGATGAGCGGCAACCACGCCGTGCAGTCGTTCGGCAACTCGGCCACGCACGGCAACATGAGCCCGCAGATGGCGCTCATTCAGGGCTCGTTCAACAAGCCCTGTATCGCTCTGCCGGCCAAGCTCAACCTCCAGAACATCGTCGGTCTGGTCAACGTCGGCATCCAGGACATCCCGATCCTGTCCGCGCCGCAGACCCAGCAGTGCACCGAGAACTCGACCCAGGCGAAGGGCGACGAGCCGCTGTCGCACATCCTGGACGACATCTCGGTCCTCGCCGGGAACGGCGTCCGCAACCGCTGA
- a CDS encoding rodlin — MLKKAMATAAAAVAVSVAGIGSPAMAIGDDTGTQSMSGNGAQQSFGNSATKGDMSPQLSLVQGSLNKPCIGLPAKLNIQNIVALVNVGIQDIPILSAPQTQQCTENSTQAKGDEPLSHILDDISVLAGNGGGNG, encoded by the coding sequence ATGCTTAAGAAGGCAATGGCAACGGCAGCAGCCGCGGTCGCCGTGTCCGTGGCCGGTATCGGCTCCCCCGCGATGGCGATCGGTGACGACACCGGCACCCAGTCGATGAGCGGCAACGGCGCCCAGCAGTCGTTCGGCAACTCTGCCACCAAGGGTGACATGAGCCCGCAGCTCTCCCTTGTCCAGGGCTCGCTGAACAAGCCCTGCATCGGGCTCCCGGCCAAGCTCAACATTCAGAACATCGTCGCTCTCGTCAACGTCGGCATCCAGGACATCCCGATCCTGTCCGCGCCGCAGACCCAGCAGTGCACCGAGAACTCGACCCAGGCGAAGGGCGACGAGCCGCTGTCGCACATCCTGGACGACATCTCGGTCCTCGCCGGCAACGGCGGCGGCAACGGCTGA
- a CDS encoding S9 family peptidase has translation MSETGAEKATGSKSMPDWEKRFRAPRVSLPDWAEDAPQRSLFVSNATGTYELYAWDRTTGAQRQVTDRPNGTTDGVLSPDGEWIWWFNDKDGDEFGVWLRQPFAGGPDEPAVPGLEGSYPAGLALGRDGRTVVVGRSTDEDGSTIHVVGQDGAGGRGAEPVEVYRHRESAGVGDLSHDGTLIAVEHTEHGDAMHSALRVIRPDGSTVAELDDTEGGTVELGLEVLGFAPVDGDTRLLVGHQRRGRWEPMLWDVATGEESDLVLGLPGDVSAEWYPDGSALLIAHGFEARGELFRYDLASRELVRIETPAGSVSGATARPDGSVEYMWSSAAEPPVVRSTSGGVVLDPPGMQAPRSVPVEDVWVEGPGGRIHALVQKPAGASGPLPTVFEVHGGPTWHDSDSFAAGPAAWVDHGYAVVRVNYRGSTGYGREWTDALKHRVGLIELEDIAAVREWAVASGLADPDRLVLAGGSWGGYLTLLGLGTQPEAWAVGLAAVPVADYVTAYHDEMEALKAMDRTLLGGTPEEVPERFAASSPLTYVDQVKAPVYISAGVNDPRCPIRQIDNYVDRLVARGAVHEVYRYDAGHGSLVVDERIKQVALELDFAARHLAGGGA, from the coding sequence ATGAGCGAGACGGGTGCCGAGAAGGCCACGGGGTCAAAGTCCATGCCGGACTGGGAGAAGCGTTTCAGGGCGCCGCGGGTGTCGCTGCCGGACTGGGCGGAGGACGCGCCGCAGCGCTCCTTGTTCGTGTCGAACGCGACGGGGACGTACGAGCTGTACGCGTGGGACAGGACGACGGGCGCCCAGCGCCAGGTCACCGACCGGCCGAACGGGACGACGGACGGCGTGCTGTCACCCGACGGCGAGTGGATCTGGTGGTTCAACGACAAGGACGGCGACGAGTTCGGCGTATGGCTGCGCCAGCCGTTCGCGGGAGGGCCGGACGAGCCCGCGGTGCCGGGTCTTGAGGGTTCGTACCCGGCGGGGCTCGCTCTCGGCAGGGACGGCAGGACGGTGGTCGTCGGCCGCTCCACGGACGAGGACGGTTCGACGATCCATGTCGTGGGTCAGGACGGCGCGGGCGGCCGGGGCGCGGAGCCGGTCGAGGTGTACCGCCACCGCGAGTCGGCGGGCGTCGGTGACCTCTCCCACGACGGCACGCTGATCGCCGTGGAGCACACGGAGCACGGCGACGCGATGCACTCCGCGCTCCGCGTGATCAGGCCGGACGGCTCCACGGTCGCCGAGCTGGACGACACCGAGGGCGGCACGGTCGAGCTGGGCCTGGAGGTGCTCGGCTTCGCGCCGGTCGACGGGGACACGCGGCTGCTGGTCGGGCACCAGCGGCGCGGCCGCTGGGAGCCGATGCTGTGGGACGTCGCGACGGGCGAGGAGAGCGACCTCGTGCTCGGGCTGCCGGGCGACGTGAGCGCCGAGTGGTATCCGGACGGCTCCGCGCTGCTGATCGCGCACGGCTTCGAGGCGCGGGGCGAGCTGTTCCGCTACGACCTGGCCTCGCGGGAGCTGGTGCGCATCGAGACGCCCGCGGGCTCGGTGTCGGGCGCGACCGCGCGGCCCGACGGCTCCGTGGAGTACATGTGGTCGTCGGCGGCCGAGCCGCCGGTGGTGCGGTCCACCTCGGGTGGCGTGGTGCTGGACCCGCCCGGCATGCAGGCGCCGCGGTCCGTGCCGGTGGAGGACGTGTGGGTGGAGGGTCCTGGCGGCCGCATCCACGCCCTCGTGCAGAAGCCCGCGGGCGCCTCTGGGCCGCTGCCCACCGTCTTCGAGGTGCACGGCGGGCCCACCTGGCACGACAGCGACTCCTTCGCGGCGGGCCCGGCGGCCTGGGTCGACCACGGCTACGCGGTGGTGCGGGTCAACTACCGCGGCTCGACGGGTTACGGCCGGGAGTGGACGGACGCGCTCAAGCACCGCGTGGGCCTCATCGAGCTGGAGGACATCGCGGCGGTCCGCGAGTGGGCCGTCGCCTCGGGCCTCGCCGACCCCGACCGGCTGGTCCTCGCGGGCGGCTCCTGGGGCGGGTACCTCACGCTGCTGGGGCTCGGCACGCAGCCCGAGGCGTGGGCGGTGGGCCTGGCGGCGGTGCCCGTCGCGGACTACGTGACGGCGTACCACGACGAGATGGAGGCCCTCAAGGCGATGGACCGCACGCTGCTGGGCGGCACCCCGGAGGAGGTCCCGGAGCGCTTCGCCGCGTCGTCCCCCCTGACGTACGTGGACCAGGTCAAGGCCCCCGTCTACATCTCGGCGGGTGTCAACGACCCGCGCTGCCCGATCCGCCAGATCGACAACTACGTGGACCGGCTGGTCGCGCGGGGCGCGGTGCACGAGGTGTACCGGTACGACGCCGGGCACGGGTCGCTCGTCGTGGACGAGCGGATCAAGCAGGTCGCCCTGGAGCTGGACTTCGCGGCGCGGCACCTGGCGGGGGGTGGCGCCTAG
- a CDS encoding rodlin, with product MKKLLATAAIALSAAGMSASAVPQAMATGNDSGTESLSGNGAKQSFGNSATQGRMSPQMTLAQGSLNKLCVGLPVKGNIQNIVALVNVGIQDIPILSAPQTQQCTENSTQAKGDEPLSHILSDISALSANGVANH from the coding sequence ATGAAGAAGCTGCTCGCAACAGCCGCCATCGCGCTGTCCGCCGCCGGAATGTCCGCCAGCGCGGTTCCGCAGGCGATGGCCACCGGCAATGACTCGGGCACCGAATCCCTCAGCGGCAACGGCGCCAAGCAGTCGTTCGGCAACTCCGCCACCCAGGGCCGGATGAGCCCGCAGATGACCCTGGCCCAGGGCTCGCTGAACAAGCTCTGTGTCGGCCTCCCGGTCAAGGGCAACATCCAGAACATCGTCGCCCTCGTCAACGTCGGCATCCAGGACATCCCGATCCTCTCGGCGCCGCAGACCCAGCAGTGCACCGAGAACTCGACGCAGGCCAAGGGCGACGAGCCGCTGTCGCACATCCTGTCCGACATCTCGGCCCTCTCCGCCAACGGTGTCGCCAACCACTGA
- a CDS encoding class I SAM-dependent methyltransferase yields the protein MYSTTPTDWLETNRKRWDERVPIHLASDFYDVASFRAGKDALRDFERAEVGDVRGKSLLHLQCHVGMDTLSWARHGASRVVGLDFSEPAVEAARDFAAELGLTPEQATFVAADVYDAAQVVPDPSYDIVYTGVGALCWLPDIQRWAETAASLVAPGGFLYLAEFHPLTDILDDATGSRLEHDYFAREAWVEEDPAGYVDSDTPTVHNRSVEWQHPIGEVVSALAAAGLRIDFLREHDMTLYRRFGALEIRDGAYRFPEDRPRVPLMYSLKASKV from the coding sequence ATGTACTCCACCACCCCCACGGACTGGCTCGAAACCAACCGAAAACGCTGGGACGAACGCGTCCCGATCCACCTCGCGAGCGACTTCTACGACGTCGCCTCCTTCCGCGCCGGCAAGGACGCCCTGCGCGACTTCGAGCGCGCGGAAGTGGGTGACGTACGCGGCAAGTCGCTGCTGCACCTCCAGTGCCACGTCGGCATGGACACGCTGTCCTGGGCGCGGCACGGCGCCTCACGCGTCGTGGGCCTCGACTTCTCCGAGCCCGCCGTCGAGGCGGCCCGTGACTTCGCGGCCGAGCTGGGCCTCACCCCGGAGCAGGCCACGTTCGTCGCCGCGGACGTGTACGACGCGGCGCAGGTGGTCCCCGACCCCTCGTACGACATCGTCTACACCGGAGTGGGCGCGCTCTGCTGGCTTCCCGACATCCAGCGCTGGGCGGAGACCGCCGCCTCGCTCGTCGCCCCCGGCGGGTTCCTCTACCTCGCCGAGTTCCATCCGCTCACCGACATCCTGGACGACGCCACGGGCTCCCGCCTGGAGCACGACTACTTCGCGCGCGAGGCCTGGGTCGAGGAGGACCCCGCCGGGTACGTGGACTCGGACACGCCCACCGTCCACAACCGCTCGGTGGAGTGGCAGCACCCCATCGGCGAGGTCGTCTCCGCGCTCGCCGCGGCGGGCCTGCGCATCGACTTCCTGCGCGAACACGACATGACGCTCTACCGCCGCTTCGGCGCGCTGGAGATCCGGGACGGCGCCTACCGCTTCCCCGAGGACCGCCCCCGCGTCCCGCTCATGTACTCCCTGAAGGCGAGCAAGGTCTGA
- a CDS encoding GNAT family N-acetyltransferase → MAEVFLRRLSRWQAEQQRASVANLYVEAYRGMAGAEYRDRQGFLRRFERDVQQPDFDMVVADSGGLVGCLYGHRAAPTGEWWEGFRGILPAGIEEQTASGRVFLLSELMVAPAHRGTGVATRLRTLLLTRHAADAVVAVIKRDDDQGREVLRAWDWTKLGEFDPGREGWLRPPSPLP, encoded by the coding sequence ATGGCAGAGGTGTTCCTGCGGCGGCTGAGCCGTTGGCAGGCGGAGCAGCAGCGCGCTTCCGTCGCCAACCTCTACGTCGAGGCCTATCGGGGCATGGCCGGCGCCGAGTACCGCGACCGGCAGGGTTTTCTGCGGCGCTTCGAACGCGATGTCCAGCAGCCCGACTTCGACATGGTCGTCGCCGACTCGGGCGGTCTCGTCGGCTGCCTCTACGGCCACCGCGCCGCCCCCACCGGCGAGTGGTGGGAGGGGTTCCGCGGCATCCTGCCGGCCGGCATCGAGGAACAGACCGCCTCGGGGCGGGTGTTCCTGCTGAGCGAGCTGATGGTGGCGCCCGCGCACCGCGGGACGGGCGTCGCCACCCGGCTGCGGACGCTGCTCCTGACCCGGCACGCCGCAGACGCCGTCGTCGCCGTCATCAAGCGGGACGACGATCAGGGGCGGGAGGTCCTGCGGGCCTGGGACTGGACGAAACTGGGTGAGTTCGACCCCGGGCGCGAGGGGTGGCTGCGGCCGCCCTCGCCGTTGCCGTAA
- a CDS encoding chaplin, with the protein MVLGVGAPAFADAGASGAASNSPGVISGNVVQVPIHVPINLCGNTVDIIGLLNPAFGNTCVND; encoded by the coding sequence ATGGTCCTGGGCGTGGGCGCTCCGGCGTTCGCCGACGCCGGGGCCTCGGGCGCGGCCTCCAACTCCCCGGGTGTCATCTCCGGCAACGTGGTTCAGGTTCCCATCCACGTTCCGATCAACCTGTGCGGCAACACCGTCGACATCATCGGTCTGCTGAACCCGGCATTCGGCAACACCTGCGTCAACGACTGA